AAAAGCAAGTGCAGtttcaatacaaaaatttaaaaaaaatgaaaaagattagCTGATAGCAAACTACAGCAAAAGTCAACATATTTGGCTGCAGGATTAGTCCATGTAGATTAAGTTACACCATGAATCAATGTGCAAAGCAAGATAACTGGAAAAGCAACATGGttattcaatttaaaacatGGTAATCCAGCCTTTGTTGTGGTTGCAAGCTTATTTTACTGTCAATAATCAATTGAAGGGAGGGTGATCTTTTAAGTCTATAACCATGCTATGTTCCCAACTGTCTTACTCATTTATGTAATAGCTTTTGTGGCTAATATTAAATGCTAAAAATAGTCcaaagaaataaattttagcTTACTGTCAACTGAATAACTTAAATTTCAGAGTAACTATAAGTCCCACAATTATCTCAATTGTCAGAACTAGATTATGGTAGGGAAGTGTTATATTGTGATCCCACTATCTCACGACCCCCCAAACCCACCACTCCCAAGCCACCATCTCTCGTCATTTACTAAGAAAGCATATGCATGCTAGTGTTTATtactggaaaaaaataaaacaatccacCTATTTCATAAAGCATATATTTCCATGTATTACTTGGGAACTATAAAACTGTACCCAACCTTCAAGTATGACATATATTTGACACCGTCAGTGTGCTGAATATTGCGCTTTCGTAGCTTTTCTTCTCTTCTGGGTCTTGCATCATCCGAAGCAACCAATGGCTTCACAGTTTTTTCCTTCATGAAGCCTTTATCATGAGTCCTGACATTGAAAAATTCTGTAAAATTCTTTCACAATTGCATGAATACAGAACATGCGCGTAAGATGAAGAGATGAGAAACATTTTTCTACAACCTAAAGAATAATTCTGCCACCACTATAGCCATATGTAGCGGTATATCATAAATAAAAGGGAATAAATACCTAAAATGCTTATTTAAAGTTTCGCTCTTTAGGGGTTGGGAAAGCAAATGTATGAGATGAAATTGGAGTATTGCAAAAGAACAcaaaattaagattaattacCTCCGATGAAGTTCACCACTCTTTTTTACTGAAGAGTTTTGATTGTCACTGCTACATACATTCTCCTCAGCAAACAAGGAGCATGATTCAGATGTATCCACAGCACTTTCCTCAAGGTTATAAAATCTAGTGTCATTTTCACATGAGGATATTCGCTTGTCCACATCTCTCCTTGACCTATTAAGAAATCACGCATGTCCAAATCAGAAAAAGGATTAATATATcagaaaaaaaaccaaagaaTTAAACATCAACAAGTCATAAACATATATGAGAAAGATAATGCGCATACTTCACAAAATTTAGCATTTTACATATCTAATTTTAAGGATTTTGACACACTAATTATTCGATGTTAACTTGAAAACTGTTTCAAACTGAGCGAATTAATTGAGCCTGTACAAGAAAAACTAATacgaatatataataaaatgttcACTATTAGAACAAAAAACGTTCAGCATAATTTCTCAAGACATCTGAAAGAAATTAgaacaatttagtaaaaacatcaattaaacaaaacaatgagAGCTCTACATAAAGTGGTTCCTCTTCTTGCTACGCACTTTAGATACTAACCCAACAGAAAGCATATCACCGTAGCTAAAGTCCATAGACACTAAAGAGTCAGCACCTAATCATAACTGAGGAGTCAAATGATTCCCTATTTTCCATATATGAAAATGCACTAAATAATTATGAGCTAGCTTCACCAAATCCAGTTGACATAGTGATTAAGATTTTTTCAACTTGCAAGACACTCCAAACTAGTCAAACATTTGTTTTTCAAACGAACATGATCATATCACAATCCTCTTTCCTATGCTTAAAAAAGTTTGTCAACACATTCTTATAATgctaatccataatgaaattcAGTAAGGGAAACACAGAACCATTAAAAAAGGTGACCAAGCTATATGAAATTCAGTAAGGAGTCAAACACCAATGCTAATAATTTATAACGCAGAAAAAATACTCAAACCTCCATATCTTCTGCGCAACTTCACTTTCAAAATCCTTGCTGGTTTCGCAAGTCTCCTTCAGCATCTGCAAGTACTTTATCATGCTGCCACAAGATGAAAACATCATACAGGTCATACGAAATGCTTAAGAAAAGATTTGAATACACAGACACTCAGACACGTTAGCGTACTCAGCATGGTAATTCTGTATCTCAGAGTAGAATAGTTTCTTATCCGCCTTTATACACTGTTCTTGATGAATAATGGCATCAGGGTGAAGATTGCCCGAGCAAAGCGAACCACCCCTGCAAGCATGAGTTCGAAAAAATAGTCGAGTTAAAATTACAGCCTTGCACAATATGTCAAAATCATGGTTCTTTTATAGGCTAGACATTGGCTTTGATGTTCAAATATGCCACTATTTAGAAATCTTCCTCTACCACTAGCAATGATGGGCAGTGCATGAGGTAGCTCATATACCACAAAGGAGAAGAAAAGCACTTAATGAACAAAGCTCTAGGATTTTAGCTGGTAAAAGTGAAAAGCTTCTCATATTCACTAGGAACTCAGAGGAAGGTAGCAATCGAGTCAACTACCTGTACCCCTTGTTAAAGCTCATGTTTCTCTTTTCTACGACTTCGAACGAGTAATAACAGAATAGACAAGAAAATCAGCTTGATCAAGAAGGACGAACGGAAACTAACAAGTTATTTCCCATTTGCCTTCACACACATGTAGCTTATCTCATAAGGTGGCAAACAAAAGACTTGAATAGAAGCGGAAAACAAAATTGTGCCTGAATTAGAAATTATACAAGCTATACAACAGATGACATAGAAAAATATTCCAGCACATACCTTTATCCCAAACAAATGagcatataaaaatatttggaatTATGTACCACTTCTGTATAGGTTTACAGGCATTATGATATTCATTCTAAAGCAATATTgacatcatattttaatatctacCATTTCAAATGAGGATTTCCAAAGTGAAAGTTGTCCCCAGCAAGCAATGCGTGCACTACTTCTTCTGCATCGGATCCTCTAGGAAGAAACTGCATAAGATATTTTCTCTCATTTTCTGACAAATGAGTATTCCAAACCTGCATCAAGCCCAACAATAAAACACATAAGCTAAGTCTAGAGACAGAAATTACACAAGGACAGACTGACACTTAATAAACTACAAAATAACAATTACCTCAAATGATAGAACCTCTGTCAAATTCTCCAGTTCAAAAAGTTCTTGAGGAATTGCAAGAACATCTGCTAAAATACCATGCCTCTGAGAAAAAGGATCTATAAATTCCCTCAAATCTTTCTGCCTGAAGCCAACCTGCTCCCTTTTGGCAATGACTTGTCTGTTGTCGCCATCCCACTCGAGAGAAATGTGAGACTTTGTGTTTAACTCATTTTTTGGGGATCCtagtttcttttttttagttttgtatTGCTCCCAAGAACTGCAACCTGCAATGCTGACACCATTAAGCCGTTTTCTTCGATGATCAGCCGCCATTGGCATGAGATATTATCTGAAGACTATGGCGACATACTAATGGCAGTTGAAGAACGCCTTTCCTCCAGAAGATAACTGAAACCAACATTTTAAAGTGAGCTACGGTTTGCATGAAACTTTATATACTAGGTAAAGCCCTAATAGTGACACCTTAAAACTTTTCACCTGCATATCAAGCCggcatatatatataacaatattATCTAGAAGTATTTACCTTTTAACATGTGTATTTGTCTAAAGTAAATACAGAAAGTAACCGTCACGAAATACAATCATAATCTGATCAAAGTATTACAATTAACACCATATGTTATATGTATTCAGACTTCAGAGTCATCTTTGCATACACAATAGATAAAAGTGCGCCAAACAAATTCTGTATAATGCCaattatgattaaaaaaagACATACACTTCTAAAAAAACTCACTGAATGCAAGAACACATTTACACACTACTTCAGTTTCCTACACTAAAACGCAAAACAGTTTGTTTAATAATGCAATAAAATCTTAAGCCAGTAGAAAgtattaattaacttttttagatAAAAGCTTAAGCCGGTAGAGAGTATTaactacatttttaaaataaaataaaaatcaaccaCCATGAGATATGAgcaaattccaaaaaaaaaaaaatcaaccactattttctgattttccactagaaaaaatgataaaaaaaattacttttcaaTAAGACAACTGCTATCTACATAATcaaataaagtaataaaattcaAAGTTGAAATTTCCTTAATTAAACTCAACATAAAGCAACATTTATAATTGAGAAATTAAAGTTTTCCCAAAACGAAAATTAAATTCCAAGCAAAATtgttagattaaaaaaaaacagtcgTATTCCTCACCTCCCAACAAAGTAAAATTTATGCTTCTCAACTACAccaatgaaaaaaatatagCCGCTTAATCCAACAATGCAACACAGAACATTCGTAAAACAaacctaaattttaaattgagatAACTCACGAAGCATCGAATAAAATTCGCCCAAAAGCACAATTCCAGcggcaaaaaaaattaacatagcAGGATTACATCTCTCCAATTCAAATAAGCAAAACCCTAAGTAATTGAGAGAGCAAATAGAAAGAATCGTACCGTTGAACCGAGTTAACTAAAGAACAAAGCCGCCGATAAGAATTAATTAGTTAACAGAACATCAACCAAGGGGAAAATAGAAGCAAAAAAAGTTAATCAAGGTACAACTTTTTTAGGGTTATGGAATTGGATTGGGGAATAGCTAAGGAttggttaaaataaaaatagaaaaaataaagaaagcaGAGACGCAGGCTTGGGTTTGGCTGTTGCCCATGGATGGCGGCACCTCTATCACCAAAGATTATTGTAATTCCATTTTTTAACAAAACTAGTTTTtatcgccacgtgctacgcacgttaacgatatctatatgacccgttatttaatattataattgtatattttttaataatatattattattatttaaattttattaaacttgtattttaatttgttttgtttaattattttataaaattttaatttcttttattgaaaatgttaaaaagttagagttaagcaatagatttaatttttgatattgttgttattaaaagatgataatatgattgaaataaatttatattatttttcattgtatataactaataaatataataaatatcaaagtgttaacacaaatattataatataattatttaatgttaATGAAACTCgccatattcttttatatatatatatagtgatatTTACGTGCTATTCCTATTAAAATTAGGAATTTATCACATAATGATAGTTGTTGCACAATTtcttttaggattaggaatttaatatataatggtAGTTactgcgataattattttaatatgttttctttatggattaggaatgccatctttctatttgttaaacacaaatatttttatatgtcaaaatatgtaaagggtatttttgtccgtgaatggaagtgttcgccccgcgaatacacttttatatttgttatagatatattattttattttattttttatacaagaaaagaataataatatgataatatttagtATATACGTAGCTATGGAGTAAGCaactaattaaaatactatatattgGTTGACTGGgtgatttgattttgattatttaatgaaaattttactattaataaaaaaactaatttcgCATTACGTGTTATGCATGTGGCTCGTAATATAAcacgtcaatgaacatattagtaaatttataataattatatcaatcttttatttataattaatattaaattagttaagaatttttgtaaaagtaaatatcatatattcggttattaaaatttttttatactgaatttatttttcttttgcttttataataaccataagtaaataattaacttaattatattaataatatctttaaaaataataaaatagaaatttaaataataatatattgaccaaatatagtattttaattttgtagttcaatcaaactaaaagataggtattcctactaatttggagacaatttaattattttttacatactaaaaactaaattgaaaataatttagctacctattctaattaggactttaattacaatagtgattaattaaataactaattagttaatgactataaaacctttatttagtagtaaactgaaaaggattattcagtaaatttgtctgtccccccccctcccatccgtacttttatatatagtatagatagatagatataagTATGAATAGTAaatgtaataatatttttaaatttaaaatttaaattattttataagattttatgtttttaatttggtATTtcagaaatatataaaaaataataggtaattatttatattatttaactgTAGATAGACTATTTTCAAGCTAAACTTTATTATGATTTCTTAGGTTAATCTGAAAACCGtgtcttttaataaaaaaaatataatttttaaaaaaaatgaataaattatgtaaaattcctaaaaaaggAGTACATATTATGAAtacttaataataaaaaaaatcaatttagcTTTAGGAAGACTGAGCACCCAACAACCaataaaatatccaaaaataaattttcactAACTATCTTTAAATTTTCCTCTTTCTttccaatcgtttataaaaatttaatttgtattctAACCATTTTAgaagtttttatttataagtcaTTATACGTTTTTTTCTAACTTCATCAAATCTGGTGACCTAGCCTCCCATTTGAATGGCTAACTTGACGAATTTTTTCTTTCAGCAATGCATCACCAGATTGCTGTTTTCCACATCAATCTTATGTCAAACAATATATGTAAACCACGCAGACGACACTTGACGATTaggatataaattaaattttagagaCAAAATTTACGATCTTATGTTGCCTTTCACAATTGTAGGTCTTTAAcgaccaaattttttaaaagaagcaATTTGCAATCATAAAAAACAGCATCATTATAGTAGATCCGCTAACGAAAACGTATCAAAATTCCCTCAAATTCTTCAAAATATATCATTTCATACTCCAAATGACGAAAATAGTTTACTActcattaaatatatttttatactttatcTAAAtctattaactaaaaatataatttttgaatcaataaaattcatataaaaacgaTATTCAACAAATAAACACATGTGTAAcattaatgttttaatcatcaataaaaatcctataaaaacaatactagtAATTAATAAGATAACGTTTACTTGTGATAATAGACTTTTGGATCCCAAAGTAAACGTTATTTTATTGACTTGGAAAGTTTTCCACTTCTAGAGCACATATGTtgccaaatttttattttttaattaaatatttatatttttatcaattataaataatttttttttatagttatactcaattaaaaaaattcttctaCAATTAGATTAACATTTTAAGTTACCATcttaaaattcaaacattttcatTCTCTATCAATtacaatcaaattttaaaatgtaatataACTTCTAAAAgagttattataaaattttaggtgTGAATGATAAAAGACgcaaatgtttaaattttaaaataaaatttaaaatattaattttaattacaaaGAAAGCCTCTTAAATTtgagataattttaaaatttaaaagattttattgtatttgataaaaaaatacaacggtttgaatttttaaataaatatggtctaattaaattgttaaaagatgAAATCTAGAACGAGgagatgaaaaaaaatattatttagaatataggcaaaaggtacaaaaaaaacctcattgttttcacaaaagtacaaatcagcccttttacttttgtGGGATATAATTAAATCCTCttcattttcaaatagaacaaataactcatttcatccaacatcattagaaacactcgttaatggctgacatgtctctcataatcatataggaaaaaagtttaaaaataattttaatatttaaaatatttaccaaaaatttgagggtaagtgtcccaaaagtaaattaaaagggtttatttgttcttttaaaataataatggtttaattgttcaattttaaaaacacgggAGCTTAATTGTGGCCAGATAAAATAAAAGGGTTGATctgtacttttgagaaaaattcGAAAACTTTTTTGTATCTTCTgcctaaaatatatatatatatatatatatatatatatatatatatatatatatatatatatatatatatatatatatatatatatatatatatatataggttcAATTATTGAAAAGTATCtacatgtttgatttttttttatttatggtcaatttttttaaaatattctatttTAGTTCATTTTTCAATTAGCTATTCGTTTAAATTAGagtgaaaattatttaaatatacacttcatattttttcattttgaaaattttgatgaTAAACAtgcaaattgaaataatatgaagcaatttgaaaaatatattttaatattttttttattctaatttgaacgcatactataattaaaattaaaatcagaaAATAGGCTGATGATTTTTTTAGGggtttactattcgccgccccaaatTACTGGCCACCGCcccaaaaattatcattttacccttattgtaaaaaaaaaaaaattctgaaccaaaaaaaaaaaatttgttctcTCAAATGATAGTAGTCCACATTTACTAATTCgattaaaatgacggataacgcTCGTAATTCGTCCGGAAACGAATATCCACCATCCGAAACTAGCGTATCCGGATTTGCCGAggtattttatctattttacgttcgttttaattttttttaattttttttaaatttttttaaatggtcCATCGCCGACAGATGGCGATGGACCATATGGGCCATCGCCCAAAGATGGCGATGGCCCATGCGGCCATGGGCCATCGTTGGGCGATGGCCCATGCGGCCATGGGTCCCTCAGGGACGATTCCGTCCCTGAGGgacaatatttttcttttttttttaatttaaataaataaaaaaaaaatttaattaatgaaataaataattaaatgtctttaaattaattaatttttattagttagagatcaattaaattctattagttataatataagtttagtgttttaattaaattttatgtggACTACTATTTATTTGTTAGTGTTTTTAATTAGAGTTTcgattaaatttaactttttttgttagCGAATTTTTGTATTCACTagtgtaattttaatttatttttctgaaaattgttacaattattttcgttttgcaggttcatttagaagattatggcAGTGACGGTATCGATTACAGTGAACGGTTTTTTTATGAAAACGGGTTTGAAAGTGATACCGAAGCAATAAATTGGGCAAAGGGAATTGCTATACAGATTGGGTTTGAGCTGGTTATTTCGTCTCACAAGAAAGGGGGGTTGGTAAAACTTTTGAGATGTTGTCGGGGTGAGAGATATAGAGGGTCGCACACAGATTTAGATTCTTTTGCACGAAAGAATACGAAGACGAAGGCCTGAAACATGGAAAATACTCGTATATCCAAGCCTGGAGAAGTGTCAGACACCCAGACAAACCGTGACAGTCGCCTCTGGAGGCGATTCCTAACTGACGAAATAAATAGGCCAGTGTAGCAGAACCCCAAGAATAATCCTTCGCGTCTGCGACTCCATCCCTAACCTCCCAAAGACAGGCTGGTTTAACCCGGTGGCCAGTCTTATCGACGAAAAGAGTGCAACCTAGCGTCAGCCACATCCACGCTATTGCCTCAACCTCAGCACTCAAACCCCGTCCACAATTCCTAAAAATGGACTCAATCAGAACCCCTCCATTTTCATAATGCTTCGTCGAATTAGCTAACAAGTCATTCATAGAGATCCCTAAAATCTCTACACAGGAGGCAAGCAACAACTGTTTCCCGGGCTTATCTGAAAACATATTGCAGTCATGTATTATTTTAaggaatacaaaaaaaattattaaaatgaatatgtaatttaaacaaaaatatagtaaaatttaCCTGAAACCACTTTCCCGTCCACAGGAATACGGAGAATAATCCACACGTCATGCAGTGTAATGGTCATCTCCCCGAATGGCAGGTGAAAAGAGTTAGTATCAGGCTGCCATCGCTCCACAAATGCAGAAAGGAGCGGAATATCCAAGTGACTGAACATAATATCAGGGAGATGCCCCAAACCACTCTCGGCTATCAGGTGTTTGACCTCGTCTGAGGCGTCATGATGCCATGCTGACAGCCTCTTACAAACTGCATGTCTACTCTGACACTTCAGAGTGCCTCGCTCCTCCTTCCCTGTCCATATTCCATAAGCGACATGTCCAAGGAAACTGGGAATAATACTCCCGTCCTCAGGTCCACCTGGCACTGGATCACTAACAGTCCAAGCAGGTATTTCAGTCCTGGCTCTTCTACTCGTCACTgaaattacaattacaacaattaacataaatttaatatcttttaactattattattaaattaatgaaataattaaattttatttacctGATGACGTTTCAGCAATAAACCGTCCATCTTTCCCCTTTTTCCGTCGAATGTTCACGATTGGTCCTAAACTCTCGTCCTCAGAAGTCTCAAAATCAGCATCGTCTATCCGACGGTCTTCCATGTCATCATCCTCCATCCGATCATCCTGTATCTGATCATCGACTGGCGTCTCACTAGCTCCCTCAATAGCAGGAGTCCCCTTCTTGTGTCGTCGGACTGAGGCACTCACACCACGCTTTCGAACATTTCGTTGTCCCGACTCCTCAAAATCAGATTCAGCTATAATAGGCTTACTCTTTCCCCTGCCACCATTACCGGGTCCTTCTTTCTGCAATTATCAATTTTACaatcaataatattaattaaattatactattaaacttaagcaaataaaaatatattaataaaattctaaattgtaaatatctaaatttatttagtccgtaaaattaaagattatttcttaaaatctaaaataatatcactatcaaaattaaatttaatctatataataaaatttaattaaataaaaaattatattatacaacctaaaattatactactaaaatttaatttaactacacctataactaataaaatttaatttaatttaattacacctataactaataaaatttaattgtatttttcaattaatttttaggttattttattatttattaaatccattaattttaattttttaaattaaaaaatatatataaaaaaaatttaaatcggttTACGGCCCTCGGACGGCGGCGGCGGCCAGGCCGTCGCCGGCGGGTCCTGGCCATCGCCGGCGGGTCCTGGACATCGCCGGCGGGTCCTGGCCATCGCCGGCGACGGCCTGCACCATCGCCTGGCGACGGCGATGGTCTGCTGGACCATCGCCGGGCGATGGCGATGGTCTGCTGGACCATCGCCgggcgatggcgatggtccaGCAGACCATCGCCGTCGCCAGGCGATGGTCCAGCAGACCATCGCCGTCGCCAGGCGATGGTCCTGCAGACCATCGCCATCAGGCGATGCCGATGCGCCATCGcctggcgatggcgatggtcTGCTGGACCATCGCCTGGCGACGGCGATGGTCTGCtggaccatcgccatcgcccGGCGATGGTCCAGCAGACCATCGCCATCGGCCGGCGATGGTCCAACCGGTCATCGCCAACGCCGGACGATGACCGGTttccgtaaaaaaaaaaattaaaaaaattaaa
This window of the Mercurialis annua linkage group LG5, ddMerAnnu1.2, whole genome shotgun sequence genome carries:
- the LOC126680636 gene encoding protein MAIN-LIKE 1-like encodes the protein MSELAKDKRRGPPKEGPGNGGRGKSKPIIAESDFEESGQRNVRKRGVSASVRRHKKGTPAIEGASETPVDDQIQDDRMEDDDMEDRRIDDADFETSEDESLGPIVNIRRKKGKDGRFIAETSSVTSRRARTEIPAWTVSDPVPGGPEDGSIIPSFLGHVAYGIWTGKEERGTLKCQSRHAVCKRLSAWHHDASDEVKHLIAESGLGHLPDIMFSHLDIPLLSAFVERWQPDTNSFHLPFGEMTITLHDVWIILRIPVDGKVVSDKPGKQLLLASCVEILGISMNDLLANSTKHYENGGVLIESIFRNCGRGLSAEVEAIAWMWLTLGCTLFVDKTGHRVKPACLWEVRDGVADAKDYSWGSATLAYLFRQLGIASRGDCHGLSGCLTLLQAWIYEYFPCFRPSSSYSFVQKNLNLCATLYISHPDNISKVLPTPLSCETK